The following are encoded in a window of Podospora pseudoanserina strain CBS 124.78 chromosome 6, whole genome shotgun sequence genomic DNA:
- a CDS encoding hypothetical protein (COG:G; EggNog:ENOG503NU7U), translating to MADERRPADPPLRSQSPRPITDSKSSPSPPPSDKVSSPSPPHTMTPERRTIVEKSLKRKLDTRCSLFVLIYIMNYLDRNNIAAARLRGLQDDLSLDDQQYATCLSILYVGYILMQIPSNIVINLISRPSLYIAVVMLVWGLISTLTGIVTNFSGMVGTRFLLGFVEAAFLPGALLILSKWYTRKELTTRNAILFCGNLISNAFSALIAAGVLSNMQGVLGHAAWRWLFWIEGGLTMAVAISAAFILPDLPTNTRGFTEEELYVAQLRMTEDVGEEDKDAEGQKIFDGFFMMVRDWKVYVMMLAFTAYTVGLSFNAFFPSLTQTLGFSYVPTLLMSSPPWAFACAVTLVVCWHSDRTQEKFWHITLPMVGGLVGFLICMVTLNTAARYVALFLQASSYAGFVVFYSWISSSFPRPPAKRAVALAAINAFSQLGNVAGMYVWDLKEDGYRKSYGIVTSMFGAAIFGCWVFRTILARLNRQMEREEATAVAEGRVPAGEKGEGVVTGSETEDGGVVGPRVVRPFRYLL from the exons ATGGCCGACGAAAGGAGACCCGCGGATCCGCCATTAAGATCCCAATCACCGCGCCCAATAACGGATAGCaaatcatcaccctcaccacccccttccgaCAAGGtctcctcgccatcaccaccccataCCATGACCCCCGAACGGCGCACCATCGTGGAGAAATCCCTCAAGCGCAAACTCGACACCCGCTGCTCCCTGTTCGTCCTGATCTACATCATGAACTACCTCGACAGGAACAACATTGCTGCCGCCCGCCTCCGCGGCCTCCAAGACGATCTGTCACTCGACGACCAGCAGTACGCTACTTGCCTCAGTATTCTCTACGTGGGGTATATCCTCATGCAGATACCCTccaacatcgtcatcaatCTCATTTCTCGACCATCACTCTACATCGCCGTTGTGATGCTCGTCTGGGGCTTGATCTCGACATTGACAGGTATAGTCACTAACTTCTCTGGCATGGTCGGGACGAGATTCCTACTGGGATTTGTGGAAGCGGCGTTTTTGCCTGGGGCGTTATTGATTTTGAGTAAATGGTACACGAGAAAGGAATTGACGACGAGGAACGCCATTCTTTTCTGCGGCAATCTCATCAGTAACGCTTTCTCGGCATTGATTGCCGCCGGGGTGCTATCCAACATGCAAGGAGTCCTAGGGCACGCAGCATGGAGGTGGCTGTTCTGGATCGAAGGCGGGTTGACCATGGCTGTTGCCATCAGCGCGGCGTTTATCCTTCCTGATCTTCCGACAAACACTAGGGGTTttacggaggaggagctgtaTGTTGCGCAGCTGAGAATGACAGAAGACGTTGGCGAAGAGGACAAGGATGCAGAGGGGCAGAAAATCTTTGATGGATTTTTTatgatggtgagggattGGAAGGTTTACGTCATGATGCTGGCTTTTACGGCCTATACGGTCGGGTTGAGCTTTAATGCGTTTTTCCCGAGCTTGACACAGACATTGGGGTTTAGCTATGTGCCGACGCTGTTGATGAGCAGTCCGCCTTGGGCGTTTGCTTGTGCGGTTAcgttggtggtttgttggCATTCGGATCGGACGCAAGAGAAG TTCTGGCATATCACGCTACCCATGGTTGGTGGCCTTGTGGGCTTCCTCATTTGCATGGTCACGCTCAACACGGCAGCTCGATATGTCGCTTTGTTTCTCCAAGCATCTTCCTACGCCGGGTTCGTCGTGTTTTACTCGTGGATCTCGTCTTCTTTCCCACGACCACCTGCCAAACGCGCTGTGGCTCTCGCTGCTATCAACGCCTTCAGCCAGCTGGGCAATGTGGCTGGGATGTATGTCTGGGACTTGAAGGAGGATGGTTACAGGAAGAGCTATGGTATTGTCACGTCTATGTTTGGTGCTGCGATCTTCGGGTGTTGGGTGTTTAGAACTATCTTGGCGAGGTTGAACAGgcagatggagagggaggaggcgacgGCTGTTGCGGAGGGGAGAGTACCAGCTGGTGAgaagggtgagggtgtggtgACTGGCAGTGAGACGGAAgatggaggtgttgttggaccgagggtggtgaggccgTTTAGGTATTTGCTGTGA
- a CDS encoding hypothetical protein (EggNog:ENOG503P8T2), with protein MSLLERREGLAVTAGLTGITLTPLVGVMVLSFRRVIRHSQAIKIANLLFRIALPVYIIGVILYTSYAAVVAAGTATYRTELLLGLMSSLFLASGVILLTSSIYLTALAALYIAMGRTKWWSWLRLDTLLGAGLLFILLIAYWGMNLSDVVEGSSSTYRTWRMRWLLVVIDLTLSVMSLGVVGIALYALPKLKRLNQIPLGKLPVLLVIAAFLWAFTVVYGLATTIKSITDEWEEDEWVANRVIFPLFGPWVTSAVVCLLYLILHSPVWSDPAAIPADGRHGPTQPYYGPQQGNPQMGYQQQPYQPGYAPPHNPSGYPQQPQQYQQPQYPAQGYQHTQSPASSLPVYADGNQNPHVTNVK; from the exons ATGTCGCTCCTTGAAAGGCGGGAAGGCCTCGCAGTCACTGCGGGCCTGACTGGCATCACCTTGACACCGCTGGTcggggtgatggtgttgagcttCCGCCGTGTCATCCGTCACTCGCAAGCTATTAAAATCGCCAACTTGTTATTCCGAATCGCGCTGCCAGTATACATCAT CGGCGTGATTCTCTACACATCCTATGCGGCCGTCGTTGCAGCTGGAACAGCAACTTACCGTACCGAGCTTCTACTCGGGCTCATGTCGAgtctcttcttggcttctGGCGTTATTCTTCTCACAAGCTCGATATACCTCACCGCACTTGCCGCGCTCTACATCGCGATGGGTAGAACAAAATGGTGGTCATGGCTGAGACTTGATACACTACTGGGCGCCGGTCTCTTGTTTATTCTGCTCATTGCCTATTGGGGCATGAATCTTTCAGACGTTGTCGAGGGCAGCTCGAGCACGTACCGGACATGGAGGATGCGGTGGCTGCTGGTTGTGATCGACTTGACGCTGTCGGTGATGTCTCTCGGCGTTGTTGGGATTGCGTTGTATGCGCTGCCGAAGTTGAAGAGGTTGAATCAAATCCCGCTTGGCAAG CtgccggtgttgttggtaATTGCTGCTTTCCTCTGGGCTTTCACCGTGGTCTACGGCTtagccaccaccatcaagagTATTACCGATGAgtgggaagaagacgaaTGGGTTGCTAACCGTGTGATCTTCCCGCTGTTTGGTCCTTGGGTCACCAGTGCTGTTGTTTGCCTACTGTACTTGATCCTTCACAGCCCGGTCTGGTCTGATCCGGCTGCCATCCCGGCTGATGGGAGACACGGCCCTACACAGCCATACTATGGGCCTCAGCAGGGGAATCCTCAGATGGgctaccagcagcagccgtaCCAGCCCGGTTATGCGCCGCCGCATAACCCATCTGGTTACCCACAACAGCCTCAGCAATATCAGCAACCGCAGTATCCTGCGCAAGGGTATCAGCATACGCAGTCACCTGCTTCGTCGTTGCCAGTGTATGCTGATGGGAATCAGAACCCGCATGTCACCAATGTCAAATAG
- a CDS encoding hypothetical protein (EggNog:ENOG503P77N; COG:S) — protein MISNALFSTLLAQLCWFATFALAAPVDTVHVEGGNAWQYGTGGGIIGLIVLILDIIVFIEVFQSSRPPSSKLLWSLVVFLFPVVGMIIYYVFSNRSAHNSRNGYETLTQG, from the exons ATGATCTCCAACGCACTCTTCTCgaccctcctcgcccagctgTGCTGGTTCGCGACGTTTGCGCTCGCCGCGCCGGTTGACACGGTCCATGTCGAGGGTGGTAACGCGTGGCAGTATGGGACTGGTGGTGGGATTATTGGTCTGATTGTCTTGATTCTGGATATCATTGTCTTCA TTGAGGTCTTCCAGTCTAGCAGACCCCCCTCGTCCAAGCTTCTCTGGTCGCTGGTTGTGTTCCTCTTCCCTGTTGTTGGCATGATTATTTACTACGTCTTCTCGAACCGCTCGGCTCACAACAGCAGGAATGGATATGAGACTTTGACGCAGGGTTaa
- a CDS encoding hypothetical protein (EggNog:ENOG503PC5Q; COG:S) produces the protein MSTTPKRIIIAGGVAGGMSCATRLRRLSEHTPITVLERGPYISYANCGIPYALSGVIPTDDALHVQTPEKIASWFNVDVKINTELVSIDRQNKTVLVNDRISGQKDIMPYDKLVLALGAEPITPKGIEGGDGNQVFHLTTLGDLDSIKEHIKTHSVKTVAVIGGAFIGLEAAENLRLLGLEVTIIERLSHIFPPADADMVYPLEKELNAHGVNLITNATVTKILPQEVELAPSGQQIPAELVIMAAGVRARLSIPQAAGLKTGKTGLTVNEHMQTSDPNIYAVGDMVETPNLLLLGLDHPDKNKMLALAGPANRQGRLAADHICGKETKYRGNIGTWVCKVFGKAVGMTGLSAHQLDEISGSNHDWVTVHPVNHAGYYPGSCRLTVKIHFDLKNGKLLGGQVTGPENAGVDKQTDVLAVALTAGMTVEDLEHLELAYAPPFGSAKDAVNMAGFVAGNVLRGDVEIVHAADFAFETSKGRRKSLEDYFLLDVRSPKEFASGHIDGAVNIPLGDLRKRLDEVPKDKPIISYCQVGYRGYLGYRILKQDGYNAVNLDGGYRAVFEGGFDDGLKPVVKRWAPN, from the exons ATGTCTACCACCCCGAAAAGAatcatcatcgccggcgGCGTAGCAGGCGGCATGTCCTGCGCAACGCGCCTCCGCC GCCTCTCCGAacacacccccatcaccgtcCTCGAACGCGGGCCTTACATCTCCTACGCCAACTGCGGCATCCCCTACGCCCTCTCTGGCGTCATCCCCACAGACGACGCACTACACGTTCAAACTCCCGAGAAAATCGCCTCGTGGTTCAACGTCGACGTCAAAATCAACACCGAACTTGTCTCCATCGAccgacaaaacaaaacagtCCTTGTCAATGATCGAATCAGTGGACAGAAGGACATCATGCCCTACGATAAACTCGTCCTAGCCCTCGGAGCAGAGCCGATCACACCAAAAGGCATCGAAGGCGGGGATGGAAACCAGGTattccacctcaccaccttggGCGATCTTGACTCCATCAAAGAACACATCAAAACCCACAGCGTGAAAACCGTCGCCGTAATAGGCGGCGCCTTCATCGGCCTCGAAGCCGCCGAAAACCTCCGTCTCCTAGGCCTAGAAGTGACCATCATCGAACGCCTATCCCACATCTTCCCCCCCGCAGACGCAGACATGGTCTACCCCCTAGAAAAAGAACTCAACGCCCACGGCGTaaacctcatcaccaacgccacAGTCACCAAAATCCTCCCCCAAGAGGTCGAGCTCGCCCCCTCTGGCCAACAAATCCCCGCCGAGCTCGTCATCATGGCAGCCGGCGTCCGCGCCcgcctctccatcccccaaGCCGCCGGTCTCAAAACCGGCAAAACAGGCCTCACAGTAAACGAGCACATGCAGACCTCGGACCCAAACATCTACGCGGTAGGCGACATGGTCgaaacccccaacctcctcctcctcggcctcgaccaCCCAGACAAGAACAAAAtgctcgccctcgccggACCGGCAAACCGACAGGGTCGTCTAGCAGCCGATCACATCTGCGGGAAGGAGACGAAATACCGGGGCAACATCGGCACATGGGTCTGCAAGGTCTTTGGAAAAGCAGTCGGCATGACAGGGCTAAGCGCCCACCAGCTTGACGAGATTAGTGGTAGCAACCACGACTGGGTCACCGTCCACCCGGTCAACCACGCCGGTTACTATCCCGGCTCGTGCCGACTTACGGTCAAGATCCACTTTGATCTCAAAAACGGAAAGCTGCTTGGGGGCCAGGTCACCGGGCCGGAGAACGCAGGCGTGGACAAGCAGACTGATGTTTTGGCCGTGGCGCTGACGGCGGGGATGACGGTCGAAGATCTGGAGCATCTGGAGCTGGCGTATGCGCCTCCTTTTGGGAGCGCAAAGGACGCGGTGAATATGGCTGGGTTCGTGGCTGGGAATGTGCtgaggggggatgtggagatTGTCCACGCTGCCGACTTTGCGTTTGAGACGtcaaaggggaggaggaagagcttggaggatTACTTTTTGTTGGATGTCCGGTCGCCCAAGGAGTTTGCGAGTGGGCATATTGATGGGGCTGTCAACATTCCCTTGGGTGAtttgaggaagaggttggacgAGGTGCCCAAGGACAAGCCCATCATCAGTTATTGCCAGGTTGGATACCGGGGCTATCTGGGGTACAGGATATTGAAGCAGGACGGGTATAATGCGGTGAATCTGGATGGTGGCTATCGTGCTGTGTTTGAAGGAGGTTTCGATGATGGGTTGAAGCCTGTGGTCAAAAGATGGGCACCGAACTGA